A stretch of the Microplitis mediator isolate UGA2020A unplaced genomic scaffold, iyMicMedi2.1 ctg00000133.1, whole genome shotgun sequence genome encodes the following:
- the LOC130678095 gene encoding uncharacterized protein LOC130678095 has product MAARMFDFQGLRETLIDQTSTELEWTESEESDCDIFTEFLDHEFMYESTDDSLYSKYSPIKETIPTNNSDYYLGKDKITKWYKVPLKKPDREFLEILKPSTGSHNNASYTNTIIDCWLLFIDDKIFELVVHYTNLFIAKLRPLFKQKQDCNDTNVKEIKSFVGLLVLMGLLKSKNQNCDELWEQCGLGVDVFRLTMSLSRFKFLLRTIHFDDENDRLSRKEIDNLVIIREIFELFVENCQKNYSVGDNITICEFLIEYKGECPSYLHVKEKFSRCGMKIYASIDTNSFYVSNMVIHVKQQLKSTCKDLNDPENIVRYFVTKVQGQSQNIILNTSLSSIPLIKNLYNNNSHITVIGSVDKNDQQIPLEFITKSNKPPNSCMYGFRENMILLSYFSNKNENTILFSTPSNTNDFDEETVDHSSIINSYEKALNAVNKIKQMIHEYSVARRTRRYSLSIWFYMINIACLNSFIVYCSKSNNHISRREFLKQLGLRLVNDSIKDRASDKYLAKQLRENAAQFSSTQPFHPQIYNEVENKAMRCTVCPRKRDIKVRTFCYQCKLPMCKKHMSSVCENCVNSALNVT; this is encoded by the exons atg GCTGCTCGTATGTTTGATTTTCAAGGATTACGTGAAACGTTAATTGATCAAACTTCTACAGAATTGGAGTGGACAGAGTCTGAAGAAAGTGACTGTGAcattttcaccgagtttttaGATCATGAGTTCATGTATGAGTCTACAGATGATTCACTATATTCAAAATATAGTCCAATCAAAGAAACAATTCCTACTAATAATTCTGACTATTATTTAGGAAAAGATAAAATCACTAAATGGTATAAAGTACCGTTAAAAAAACCAGATCGagaatttttggaaatattgAAACCATCAACTGGATCTCATAATAATGCTTCTTATACTAACACTATTATTGACTGTTGGCTGttatttattgatgataaGATTTTTGAACTTGTTGTtcattatacaaatttatttattgctaaaTTACGACCGCTATTTAAACAGAAACAAGATTGCAACGATACAAAtgtaaaagaaattaaaagttttgtaGGTTTACTTGTACTGATGGGACtgttaaaatcaaaaaatcaaaattgtgatgagttatggGAACAGTGTGGATTAGGTGTTGATGTTTTTCGATTAACGATGAGTTTGAGtcgtttcaaatttttgttgcgTACAATACACTTTGATGATGAAAATGATAGACTCTCCAGAAAAGAAATTGACAACCTCGTTATAATACGCGAAATCTTTGAATTGTTTGTtgaaaattgtcaaaaaaattattctgttGGTGATAACATTACTATATGCGAATTTTTAATCGAATATAAAGGTGAATGCCCTTCTTATCTGCatgttaaagaaaaattttcacggtGTGGGATGAAAATATATGCTTCTATTGATACCAACAGTTTTTATGTCTCCAATATGGTAATCCATGTAAAACAACAACTGAAAAGCACTTGCAAAGACTTAAACGATCCGGAAAATATAGTACGATACTTTGTTACAAAAGTTCAGGGACAGtcacaaaatataattttaaatacaagcCTGAGTAGTAttccattaataaaaaatctgtataataataatagtcataTAACTGTCATTGGAAGTGTCGATAAAAATGATCAGCAAATTCCATTAGAATTCATTACTAAATCTAATAAACCACCAAAttcatgtatgtatggatttcGAGAAAACATGATTTTGTTGtcttatttttctaataaaaacgAAAACACTATATTATTCAGTACTCCATCTAATACTAATGATTTTGATGAAGAAACTGTCGATCACTcatcaattataaattcatatgaGAAAGCATTGAACGCTGTCAACAAAATCAAACAAATGATTCATGAATATTCTGTAGCCAGACGAACACGAAGATATTCATTAAGTATCTGGTTTTATATGATTAACATCGCCTGTTTAAACAGTTTTATTGTTTACTGTTCAAAGAGTAATAATCATATTTCAAGAAGAGAGTTTTTAAAGCAATTAGGCCTAAGGCTTGTAAATGATTCAATCAAAGATCGAGCATCTGACAAATACCTTGCTAAGCAATTGCGAGAAAATGCCGCTCAATTTTCATCAACACAGCCTTTTCATCCCCAAATTTACAATGAAGTTGAAAACAAAGCTATGCGTTGCACTGTATGTCCTCGAAAACGAGACATTAAAGTACGGACATTCTGTTACCAATGCAAATTACCCATGTGCAAAAAACATATGTCATCAGTTTGCGAAAACTGTGTAAATTCAGCCCTTAACGTCacataa
- the LOC130678096 gene encoding probable serine/threonine-protein kinase ndrD → MFEQNNLIDSNNNNNLDNDLDKNSTNADKKNPVHDDKKSILNTRNNFSDYESKIDVASANNNQSCDEDEKLCSMKMAISLGETHALVHTLENSSISLATQSGSFAVIENIEKNNTDYSINNENKSTDKNNLNDENVEFCLTNKKLIDTAIFPDQTSTLKETLENPSISSIVPIKFSASIEITKKISDDYTTDNENTNIDTHNSNSKNEKICLPNEKLMEMAASFGQTPALVHTSENPSISSIVPIESSASIEITTKISDDYTIDNKNTNIDTHNSNSKNENVCLPNEKLMDMAASFGQTPALVHTSENPSISSIVPIESSTSIEITTKISDDYTIDNENKNIDTHNSNSKNEKICLPNKNLMEMTISLGQTPALVHISHDSSNSLTTVIESSSLIKNTDYTIDNVNERTDKNNINEKDSEFGLTNENLIETATASDPTPTLVHISQDSSNGLTTVIESSALIKNTDYTIDNENERTDKSNINEKDSEFCLTNENLIETATALDQTSTLLHISQNPFVNVKMPVESSDSIEITQKINKDYTIDNKNEISDKHDSNCKNGEICLANEKLIEMAIPLDQTSILAHTLQTPSKNLTNSTESTAFFKIIGEGNQDYPINNEDKNAYKLKQSIDTHDIKIHNFEESVLVQCKPTNLSTEISDFPNNVILVEKSDIAANTVDHDISIDSEAFGNEQRETNNFDDVFNAECAADIRNNQSLFSHVTITQEDNLIELAILPTDSIEIQNLYADESDLFIYDTNTEISDRLEHILSAQLESRTIEIVRDDSGITDGLDLSTFPQVTCKNKPFILDTSALTSSSCDFREADDLKDETFDPSKIQHSSTLLQDETEEFVSDSSTNCIHTVSNVQENYQIIDSTSENNKTENENKDVENKRCNENLQDTSDTPTFVNSLSALRKIPFARVGSCDNSEIEVLPNTTPRWQKKYACMYCHKKVVKLPRHLETVHKVFEDVKKLKDIGKGTKERKDVLKIFRNNGSFMHNTNKIYNDGTLLVPRRPNTIRKATEYTTCPNCLLTVTISNSRKHISKCIDPKIKGSRTYKILGTTVEGRLHSTASDTLRLVIFPVLKEDEIVRLIRYDWLIILYGNKLCLKYGPNHFQHNMVRARLRLMGRFLQAAKQLNSNITELAQLFNPKFVDLVVDAIALVARINRIKNSCEAPAVAENLVTYIKQIGLLLEAEYVKRQDEESLKQVINFSKVYKTEAPDSINKIAMEAQAKFKRQKVVVLPMTDDIKKLVSYLRKERNRCFGILKEKFVFSEWLNGLKLVAVYLLVFNRRRVGDIQNILTSDLDKLESIDAGADKEEFNKLDDVGKKIATKFYRFEVRGKLNRIVAVIAKADLIEELKLLRAYRSQAKVPVHNEFLFGLPNPITDRIRVLNLCKEMRIISELCGAEKPQLLRGTGLRKHVATKCVELDLTETALSDVIGHLGHSDKIHREIYRQPLKSKTIVQVTKVLEAARGNDDDVGADDDDEDDQSEYSEIPISAESDINEINNQSLCETKNVESSFSESVPSTSSDITYGKPCENLSSSPATNKPIKRYLWSATEKNIICSEFKKYLESRTLPSFAVIDELKKRYPCLENRSRQSIKTWVSNQFKVPSKSSTKLRVISNQAVNIDLAKFKNTKSQDIP, encoded by the exons AtgtttgaacaaaataatttaattgattcgaataataataataatttagacaATGATcttgataaaaattcaacaaatgctgataaaaaaaatccagttcatgatgacaaaaaaagtatACTAAATACTCGGAACAATTTTTCTGATTATGAATCCAAAATCGATGTAGCAAGTGCTAATAACAATCAATCATGTGACGAAGATGAAAAGCTTTGCTCGATGAAAATg gCTATTTCTTTGGGTGAAACACATGCTCTGGTACACACTTTAGAGAATTCATCGATAAGCTTAGCAACACAAAGTGGATCTTTTGCCgtaattgaaaatattgaaaaaaataatactgatTATTccataaataatgaaaataaaagtaccgataaaaataatctaaatgaCGAAAATGTTGAGTTTTGTTTGACGAACAAAAAGTTGATAGACACG GCTATTTTTCCGGACCAAACATCTACTCTAAAAGAGACTTTAGAGAATCCATCAATCAGTTCGATAgtaccaataaaattttctgcctcaattgaaattacaaaaaaaataagtgatgATTACACCACTGATAATGAAAATACCAATATTGACACACATAATTCGaatagtaaaaatgaaaagattTGTCTGCCAAACGAAAAGTTGATGGAAATG GCTGCTTCTTTTGGTCAAACCCCTGCTCTGGTACATACTTCAGAGAATCCATCAATCAGTTCGATAGTACCAATAGAATCTTCTGCCTCAATTGAAATTACAACAAAAATAAGTGATGATTACaccattgataataaaaataccaatATTGATACACATAATTCGaatagtaaaaatgaaaacgtTTGTCTGCCAAACGAAAAGTTAATGGACATG GCTGCTTCTTTTGGTCAAACCCCTGCTCTGGTACATACTTCAGAGAATCCATCAATCAGTTCGATAGTACCAATAGAATCTTCTACCTCAATTGAAATTACAACAAAAATAAGTGATGATTACACCattgataatgaaaataaaaatattgatacaCATAATTCGaatagtaaaaatgaaaagattTGCCTgccaaacaaaaatttaatggaaatg ACTATTTCTTTGGGTCAAACACCTGCTCTGGTACACATTTCACACGATTCATCGAATAGCTTGACAACCGTAATTGAATCTTCTTCCTTGATTAAAAATACGGATTATACCATAGATAATGTAAATGAAAGGaccgataaaaataatataaatgagaAAGACAGTGAGTTTGGTTTGACGAACGAAAATTTGATAGAAACG gCTACTGCTTCGGACCCAACACCTACTCTAGTACACATTTCACAGGATTCATCGAATGGCTTGACAACCGTAATTGAATCTTCTgccttgataaaaaatacggATTATACCATagataatgaaaatgaaaGGACCGATAAAAGTAATATAAATGAGAAAGACAGTGAGTTTTGTTTGACGAACGAAAATTTGATAGAAACG gctACTGCTTTGGACCAAACATCTACTCTGTTACACATTTCACAGAATCCATTTGTAAATGTGAAAATGCCAGTAGAATCTTCTGACTCAATTGAAattacacaaaaaataaataaagattacactattgataataaaaatgaaatttccgataaacatgattcaaattgtaAAAATGGAGAAATTTGCCTGGCAAACGAAAAGTTAATAGAAATG GCTATTCCTTTGGATCAAACATCAATTCTAGCACACACTTTACAGACtccatcaaaaaatttgaccAACTCAACCGAATCTACTgctttctttaaaataataggAGAAGGGAATCAGGATTATCCCATTAataatgaagataaaaatgCATACAAATTAAAACAGTCGATTGATACGCATGACATTAAG attCATAATTTCGAAGAAAGTGTTCTGGTACAATGCAAACCAACAAATTTATCAACAGAAATTTCGGATTTCCCAAATAACGTGATACTAGTAGAAAAGAGTGACATAGCTGCCAACACTGTTGATCATGATATAAGCATTGATTCTGAAGCGTTTGGGAATGAACAAAGAGAAACG aataacTTCGATGACGTTTTTAATGCTGAATGTGCCGCCGATATTCGAAACAATCAATCGTTGTTTTCACATGTGACCATTACACAAGAAGACAATTTAATAGAGTTGGCAATTTTACCAACGGATTCAATAgagattcaaaatttatacgcTGATGAAAGTGATCTTTTCATTTATGATACAAATACTGAG aTTTCTGATAGGTTAGAACACATTTTATCGGCACAATTAGAAAGCAGAACCATCGAAATAGTTAGAGATGACTCTGGAATTACAGATGGACTTGATTTATCTACTTTTCCGCAAGTGACTTGCAAGAATAAACCATTTATTCTAGATACCTCTGCGTTAACTTCATCTTCTTGTGATTTTCGAGAAGCGGATGATTTAAAAGACGAAACTTTCGATCCCTCCAAAATACAGCATTCTTCAACTCTCTTACAAGATGAAACAGAAGAATTCGTTTCTGACAGTAGTACAAATTGTATCCATACAGTCTCTAACGTACaagaaaattatcaaataattgacTCTACtagtgaaaacaataaaactgaaaatgaaaataaagatGTAGAGAACAAAAGATGCAATGAAAACTTACAAGATACATCTGACACCCCAACTTTCGTTAATTCTCTTTCAGCATTACGGAAAATTCCTTTTGCACGAGTAGGATCATGTGACAATTCAGAGATAGAGGTTTTACCTAACACCACTCCTCgatggcaaaaaaaatatgcatgcATGTATTGTCACAAAAAAGTTGTGAAATTACCTCGCCACCTCGAAACAGTACATAAAGTATTCGAAGATGTGAAAAAGCTCAAAGACATTGGGAAAG gtactAAAGAACGTAaagatgttttaaaaatttttagaaataatgGTTCTTTTATGCAtaatacgaataaaatttacaatgatGGTACACTACTTGTGCCTCGCCGACCAAATACGATAAGAAAAGCTACTGAATATACTACGTGCCCCAATTGTTTGCTCACAGTTACTATATCTAATTCACGAAAGCATATTTCGAAATGCATTGATCCCAAAATAAAGGGATCACGTACTTACAAAATTCTTGGAACTACTGTCGAAGGGAGATTACATTCTACTGCTAGTGATACGTTACGTCTTGTAATTTTTCCCGTACTTAAAGAGGACGAAATCGTCCGTTTGATACGTTATGActggttaataattttgtatgGGAATAAATTGTGTCTGAAGTACGGTCCCAATCATTTTCAGCACAATATGGTCCGAGCAAGATTACGCTTGATGGGCCGTTTTTTACAGGCggctaaacaattaaactcTAATATTACGGAGCTTGCTCAACTATTTAATCCTAAATTTGTTGATTTAGTAGTAGATGCAATAGCACTTGTTGCTAGGATTAACCGCATTAAAAATTCCTGCGAAGCACCTGCGGTAGCGGAAAATTTAGTGACGTACATTAAGCAAATAGGATTACTACTAGAAGCTGAATACGTGAAAAGACAAGATGAAGAATCATTAaaacaagtaataaatttttctaaagtttATAAGACAGAAGCTCCAGACTCCATTAATAAGATCGCAATGGAAGCTCAAGCCAAATTCAAACGACAAAAAGTTGTAGTGTTACCAATGACtgatgatattaaaaaattagtttcgtACCTAAGAAAGGAAAGGAACCGATGTTTTGgtattttgaaagaaaaatttgtattttctgAATGGTTGAATGGTTTGAAATTAGTAGCTGTTTACCTTCTGGTTTTCAACCGCCGGCGAGTTGGAGACATTCAAAATATTCTAACGAGTGATTTAGATAAATTAGAAAGCATTGATGCAGGAGCTGATAAAGAAGAGTTTAATAAACTAGATGATGTTGGGAAAAAAATTGCCACTAaattttatcgttttgaaGTAAGAGGAAAATTAAATCGCATCGTTGCTGTAATTGCAAAAGCTGACTTAATTGAAGAGTTGAAATTATTACGTGCTTACCGTAGTCAAGCAAAAGTTCCAGTAcacaatgaatttttattcggCTTACCAAACCCTATAACTGATCGTATCCGAGTGTTGAATCTATGTAAAGAGATGAGGATAATTTCAGAATTGTGTGGAGCTGAAAAACCACAGTTATTGCGTGGGACTGGTCTTCGCAAACATGTGGCAACTAAATGTGTCGAACTCGATTTAACTGAAACTGCTCTTTCCGACGTTATCGGACATTTAGGGCACTCTGATAAAATCCATCGGGAAATTTATCGTCAGCCTCTTAAATCTAAAACGATTGTACAGGTTACAAAAGTTCTTGAAGCAGCCAGAGGTAATGATGACGATGTTGgtgctgatgatgatgacgaagATGATCAGAGTGAATACAGTGAAATCCCTATCAGTGCAGAAAGTgatattaatgaaattaataatcaatcactttgtgaaacaaaaaatgttgagtCGTCATTTAGCGAGTCCGTACCGTCAACCTCTAGTGATATTACCTATGGGAAACCATGTGAAAATTTATCTTCAAGCCCAGCTACAA ACAAACCGATTAAACGTTATTTGTGGTCTgccacagaaaaaaatataatatgttctgaattcaaaaaatatttggaatcCAGAACTTTGCCATCTTTTGCAGTTATCGATGAGCTTAAAAAAAGATACCCATGTTTGGAAAATCGCTCACGTCAATCGATTAAAACATGGGTGTCTAATCAATTTAAAGTGCCATCAAAGTCAAGTACTAAATTAAGAGTTATATCTAATCAAGCAGTTAATATTGACTtagctaaatttaaaaatacaaaatctCAAGATATCCCATAA